The Osmia bicornis bicornis chromosome 12, iOsmBic2.1, whole genome shotgun sequence genome contains the following window.
AAAATGAGAAGAAATTCTTAGGATTTTTCTAATAGCAATACGTTCACAGCTATTCTATCGCGTTTTAATTAGCCCGACCGGGAAATACTTAACGAACCAGATGAAATCCGTGCTTAGCATCGTGTTTCCCTGGGATACATTCACCTGTGCACACCTCTGGGGTACACGTACCACGATGAAGTCGTATCACGCAGGCCTGTAAACGCATGCGAACAACCGTGTCGCTTATTGTTATCAGTATGCATGTAAGAATCAGTAAGTACGTCGGTCTTAATAACTTACGGGGCGTGGAAAGAATAAATTAGAGGCGACGCGTGCTGCTAATGCGGCTGTTGCATGTCGAAATTAGGGAACACAGAGAATTTAAAGGTACAAACTATGATTTGGTATACATAGTAGCACGGAAAATtgcttatttaaaaaaatagagaGCTCAGGTGGAATGTCTCCAACATTTAAATAAGATTTGTCAAAAGATTCAAATGGAATACCTTGGAAGAAGAAGATAAAATCTGGAGGCAATAGAAATGGAGATATCttattaatagaaatattCTGATCTGTTCGCAGGTGGATGCCCCGCTCTGCCATGAGGCCGGCCGAGGGCGACACTTCGGACTGTATCCTAGTGGTAGGAATATCCAGACCGAAGATGGCCGCAGCCTTCCTCACGGTTGTCCTCCTCTCCCTGTTTCTCACCTTCCACATCCTCTACGACAGCGCGGTGTACAGTCTGCACGCTGCCTCGGCCGTGGAGGGTCGTACCGTTGAGTTGGTATCGCAAGTCCGTGCCACCCCGCCGTTGCTGTTCTCCAGCAAGGTCCATTTCCCGCGTACTAGTCGTCATCTACCTCAGGCAATCATAATCGGCGTGCGCAAGTGCGGCACCAGGGCGCTCCTCGAGATGCTCTTCCTTCACCCTCAGATCCAGAAAGCCGCTGGCGAGGTCCATTTCTTCGACCGGGACGACAACTATGGGAAAGGTCTCGAATGGTACCGAAGAAAAATGCCGTATTCTTTCAGAGGGCAGATCACCATCGAGAAGAGTCCTAGCTATTTCGTTACACCCGAGGTACCCGAAAGAATCCGCGCGATGAACGCGAGCGTGAAATTGTTGCTGATCGTCCGAGAGCCGGTTACCCGGGCGATTTCGGATTACACTCAGCTCAGGACCCATGCCGCGACCGCGTCCACCGTAACCAATGGTACACCACGCAGCGtacagcagcaacaacagcaacaagcTGCTCGTAGTTTCGAAGAGCTAGTGATGCGACCCGACGGCACCATCAACGAATCGTACAGACCGGTCGCCATCTCGCTGTATCATACGTACATGCACAGGTGGCTGGAGGTGTTCTCCAGGGAGCAGATCCTCATAGTGAACGGCGATCAACTGATCGAGGATCCGGTACCGCAGCTGCGCAGAATCGAGAGTTTCCTAGGGATAGAACCTAGAATCGGTAGGCacaatttctatttcaacCATACGAAAGGCTTCTACTGCCTGCGCAACGAAACGTCGGAGAAGTGTTTGAAAGAGAGCAAAGGTAGACGGCATCCGCGGGTCAGTCCTGTGGTGGTCACCAAGCTGAGGAGGTTCTTCAACGAACATAACCAACGATTCTACGAGCTCGTAGGAGAGGATCTGGGTTGGCCTGAGGAATAACCGTCGAGAGGAAACGGTTCCATGATGGAAGTGTTGCGTGCAGCCACGATGGATCGCTGAGCCTGGAGTTTGCGACGGTTCCCTGAACAACTTACGCTGGGCGTCTGCGAATTTTCCAAACTCCCATCGATGGAAATTACGAAGGTGTCTTCGCGTGAAATTCGGATAACAGCGTTGTAACGATATCGTTCTGTAACAACTCGGCTGGTCCGAGTACTCGAGCAAggcttttaattatttcaaagaaactCCAACATCTCGGTCTACGTGGGAAATTAACTGAAACACCGTCCAAGAGGATTCAGGGCGAAATTAACGAGCATCATCGTTGCTTGAATCGAGCAAATGTTTCGTgatgaagagaaagaagataCCTTCGTGATTGAAGCTCGTCTAAACGGAGAGTGAAGCGGAGTTAATTGAAGAATCGCAGATCCGCAGCGTTCGTTTGTCGTCGTTTACCAAGATTCCTGGGGAACAGGATTTATCCGCAACAGGCACTCCTCGTCGTGGAGAGAATCGAGGCTGATCAGGATGAGtaccttttatattttactgaTTAGCTTTAAGATTAAAACGGGGTAACAGCTCGATGGTACACTTTATCCACCGTCAATGTGCTCGAATgatcatttttatatattaattacatttcgTGTAGGACTTCTTATCGAGAAGATAGAAATCAGGATAAACATTACAcacttttcattttcgaaaCAGTTTCTTCTAAGaccaaaatttcaaaattcaattatcgttTCGCTAAGCCTTTATTATTCTTGCATAGTATCCCTgctattttgaaatttcctcCAGAAAAATATCCATACCCCGTACTGTACACCCATAGTGTTCAGCGCCGAGCAACTATCTCCACCCGTAacaacgaaagggttaacgatACGCGATAGAGTTCCTTCGAGAAAAATAAGACGCGATACGCTTCCTTTGCGAGCGCAACAATCCTGCGGGCCTCTTCAGGAAGGGCGCTCGAGCAGCAAGCGAACTCGAGTGCACCCTGAAGAGGCTCGTGGCAACGAGTCAAGCCATTAAATCGAGTGCATGCAATTTAATGGATATACGGTCCCGGCCAGGACTCGTCATTATTATCGATAAATCCCGAGTACTCGCGTGCTAATTGTCCCTGAAACGGTGAATCCATCCCTGAAACGCAGCGGATTGATTTGAGATTCGTAATGATCCTCTTGGGTACGACAAtggaattgaaaatttgatgGAATAATTGGATCCGAAGGTGAAGAAGGTTGACCGAACGAtaaaacgtttgaatttaattgaagtaaattaaatttcgaatggaagtaattgaaattgtttcaAGTCCTGAGGAGCGAATTAATTGGACCTTTTGAATTATCAATGAAAGGAGAGTTTCCGAAGATTCTGTTT
Protein-coding sequences here:
- the LOC114871348 gene encoding heparan sulfate glucosamine 3-O-sulfotransferase 5 isoform X1, coding for MPNKARPRQEWSPKSPIHVLWMPRSAMRPAEGDTSDCILVVGISRPKMAAAFLTVVLLSLFLTFHILYDSAVYSLHAASAVEGRTVELVSQVRATPPLLFSSKVHFPRTSRHLPQAIIIGVRKCGTRALLEMLFLHPQIQKAAGEVHFFDRDDNYGKGLEWYRRKMPYSFRGQITIEKSPSYFVTPEVPERIRAMNASVKLLLIVREPVTRAISDYTQLRTHAATASTVTNGTPRSVQQQQQQQAARSFEELVMRPDGTINESYRPVAISLYHTYMHRWLEVFSREQILIVNGDQLIEDPVPQLRRIESFLGIEPRIGRHNFYFNHTKGFYCLRNETSEKCLKESKGRRHPRVSPVVVTKLRRFFNEHNQRFYELVGEDLGWPEE
- the LOC114871348 gene encoding heparan sulfate glucosamine 3-O-sulfotransferase 5 isoform X2, whose protein sequence is MPRSAMRPAEGDTSDCILVVGISRPKMAAAFLTVVLLSLFLTFHILYDSAVYSLHAASAVEGRTVELVSQVRATPPLLFSSKVHFPRTSRHLPQAIIIGVRKCGTRALLEMLFLHPQIQKAAGEVHFFDRDDNYGKGLEWYRRKMPYSFRGQITIEKSPSYFVTPEVPERIRAMNASVKLLLIVREPVTRAISDYTQLRTHAATASTVTNGTPRSVQQQQQQQAARSFEELVMRPDGTINESYRPVAISLYHTYMHRWLEVFSREQILIVNGDQLIEDPVPQLRRIESFLGIEPRIGRHNFYFNHTKGFYCLRNETSEKCLKESKGRRHPRVSPVVVTKLRRFFNEHNQRFYELVGEDLGWPEE